In Streptomyces sp. RFCAC02, the following proteins share a genomic window:
- a CDS encoding YggT family protein, with translation MGIVLGVISTVLWCFLALLLFRLVMDYVFMFARSWHPGKAMVVALEATYTVTDPPLKALRRIIPPLRFGGVALDLSFFVLMIIVYILISVVAWL, from the coding sequence ATGGGGATCGTTCTGGGCGTGATCTCAACTGTCTTGTGGTGCTTCCTCGCCCTGTTGCTCTTCCGGCTCGTGATGGACTACGTCTTCATGTTCGCGCGCTCCTGGCACCCCGGCAAGGCGATGGTTGTCGCGCTGGAGGCCACCTACACTGTCACCGATCCGCCGCTCAAGGCCTTGCGAAGGATCATCCCTCCGCTGCGGTTCGGGGGTGTGGCGCTTGATCTGTCCTTCTTCGTACTGATGATCATCGTCTACATCCTGATCAGCGTCGTGGCCTGGCTGTGA
- the sepF gene encoding cell division protein SepF: MAGAMRKMAVYLGLVEDDGYDRPGYGPDDEFEPEPEPERAAPRRQTLEPPVRERTEEPVRVVHPPAQRETEPTPAPVLAESRRPGRIAPVSSITSERHNVEKNAPVIMPKVVSEREPYRITTLHPRTYNEARTIGEHFREGTPVIMNLTEMDDTDAKRLVDFAAGLVFGLHGSIERVTQKVFLLSPANVDVTAEDKARIAEGGFFNQS; the protein is encoded by the coding sequence ATGGCTGGCGCGATGCGCAAGATGGCGGTCTACCTCGGCCTCGTGGAGGACGACGGGTACGACCGCCCGGGGTATGGCCCCGATGACGAATTCGAACCCGAACCGGAGCCCGAGCGGGCGGCGCCGCGCCGTCAGACGCTCGAACCCCCGGTCCGGGAACGGACGGAGGAGCCGGTGCGGGTCGTCCACCCGCCGGCCCAGCGGGAGACGGAGCCGACACCCGCTCCGGTCCTGGCGGAAAGCAGGCGGCCCGGGAGGATCGCTCCCGTGTCTTCCATCACATCAGAACGGCACAACGTGGAGAAGAACGCGCCGGTGATCATGCCCAAGGTCGTATCCGAGCGGGAGCCCTACCGCATCACGACGCTCCACCCCCGGACCTACAACGAGGCCCGTACCATCGGGGAACACTTCCGCGAGGGCACCCCCGTGATCATGAACCTCACGGAGATGGACGACACCGACGCGAAGCGACTTGTCGACTTTGCCGCTGGTCTCGTCTTCGGGCTGCATGGGAGCATCGAGCGGGTGACGCAGAAGGTGTTCCTGCTGTCGCCTGCTAACGTCGATGTAACGGCGGAGGACAAAGCCCGGATCGCCGAGGGCGGGTTCTTCAACCAGAGCTGA
- a CDS encoding YggS family pyridoxal phosphate-dependent enzyme: MSGPERPEDHLPDLRSTAGSHSGADPTAREVELAANLARVEERVARACAAAGRAREDVTLIVVSKTYPADDVRILAGLGVHQFAENRDQEAAAKAAVLADLPLTWHFVGQLQTNKVRSVVGYASCVHSVDRVKLVTALSAEVVRRGRAPLDCLLQVALEKESGSGGGRGGVAPDGVPELAAAIAAAPGLRPAGVMTVAPLEGVYAGSPGAAFERLAEISRGLRATVPAATMMSAGMSADLEEAILAGATHVRVGSAVLGVRPALG; the protein is encoded by the coding sequence ATGAGTGGCCCGGAACGTCCCGAAGATCACCTGCCCGACCTCCGTTCGACCGCGGGTTCGCACAGCGGCGCGGACCCGACGGCGCGGGAGGTCGAACTCGCCGCGAATCTGGCCCGTGTCGAGGAGCGTGTCGCCCGCGCCTGCGCCGCCGCCGGCCGGGCGCGCGAGGACGTCACCCTCATCGTCGTGAGCAAGACGTACCCCGCCGACGACGTGCGTATTCTCGCCGGTCTCGGCGTACACCAGTTCGCCGAGAACCGCGACCAGGAGGCGGCGGCCAAGGCGGCGGTCCTCGCCGATCTCCCCCTGACCTGGCACTTCGTGGGCCAGTTGCAGACGAACAAGGTGCGTTCCGTGGTGGGGTACGCGTCCTGTGTGCATTCGGTGGACCGTGTGAAGCTCGTGACCGCGCTGTCCGCCGAGGTCGTGCGCCGGGGGCGCGCGCCTCTCGACTGTCTGCTTCAAGTCGCGTTGGAGAAGGAGTCGGGCTCCGGCGGCGGGCGGGGCGGGGTCGCGCCGGACGGCGTCCCCGAGTTGGCGGCGGCGATCGCCGCGGCGCCGGGGTTGCGGCCGGCGGGCGTCATGACCGTGGCGCCCCTCGAAGGCGTGTACGCCGGTTCACCGGGAGCGGCGTTCGAACGGCTGGCGGAAATCTCCAGGGGCCTGCGCGCAACCGTTCCTGCTGCCACCATGATGTCGGCGGGAATGAGCGCGGACCTGGAGGAGGCGATCCTGGCCGGGGCGACACACGTACGCGTCGGCAGTGCGGTACTCGGCGTCCGCCCTGCCCTCGGGTAA
- the pgeF gene encoding peptidoglycan editing factor PgeF, translating to MQHTVGGAHFAFTDRWGGVSAAPYGTLNLGGAVGDDSAAVSANRERAARGLGLDPADVRWMRQVHGREVVVADGPWPEGEPPPADGVVTARAGLALAVLTADCAPVLLADPVARVTAAAHAGRPGLLAGVVPATVAAMRELGADPARTTALVGPTVCGRCYEVPAELRDEAERLVPGSAATTSAGTPAIDIPAGVRAQLAACGVGEITVSPVCTRESDDHFSYRRDRTTGRQAGYVWADPA from the coding sequence ATGCAGCACACGGTGGGCGGCGCCCACTTCGCCTTCACCGACCGGTGGGGCGGGGTGAGCGCCGCTCCGTACGGCACGCTCAACCTCGGCGGCGCGGTCGGTGACGACTCCGCCGCCGTTTCGGCGAACCGGGAGCGCGCCGCGCGCGGCCTCGGTCTCGACCCGGCGGACGTCCGCTGGATGCGGCAGGTCCACGGGCGCGAGGTCGTGGTGGCCGACGGGCCGTGGCCCGAGGGGGAGCCGCCACCGGCCGACGGCGTGGTCACCGCCCGCGCGGGGCTCGCGCTCGCCGTGCTCACCGCCGACTGCGCCCCCGTACTCCTCGCCGACCCGGTCGCCCGGGTCACCGCCGCAGCCCATGCCGGACGCCCGGGCCTGCTCGCCGGCGTCGTGCCCGCGACCGTCGCCGCGATGCGGGAACTCGGCGCCGACCCGGCCAGGACCACCGCCCTCGTCGGCCCGACCGTCTGCGGCCGCTGCTACGAGGTGCCCGCCGAACTCCGCGACGAGGCCGAGCGGCTGGTGCCCGGCAGCGCGGCGACCACATCGGCCGGCACCCCCGCGATCGACATCCCCGCCGGGGTCCGCGCGCAGCTCGCCGCCTGCGGTGTCGGGGAGATCACCGTCTCGCCGGTGTGCACGCGCGAGTCGGACGACCATTTCTCCTACCGCCGCGACCGGACCACCGGTCGGCAGGCCGGCTACGTCTGGGCGGATCCCGCATGA
- the ftsZ gene encoding cell division protein FtsZ, with amino-acid sequence MAAPQNYLAVIKVVGIGGGGVNAINRMIEVGLKGVEFIAINTDAQALLMSDADVKLDVGRELTRGLGAGANPDVGRKAAEDHREEIEEVLKGADMVFVTAGEGGGTGTGGAPVVANIARSLGALTIGVVTRPFTFEGRRRANQAEDGIASLRDEVDTLIVIPNDRLLSISDRQVSVLDAFKSADQVLLSGVQGITDLITTPGLINLDFADVKSVMSEAGSALMGIGSARGDDRAVAAAEMAISSPLLEASIDGARGVLLSISGGSDLGLFEINEAAQLVSEAAHPEANIIFGAVIDDALGDEVRVTVIAAGFDGGQPPSRSRDKALGGYGGSRDDSTPTPLPTERSAPEPEPERPAFGGLGSLPGRDGGLSADRDGGQQPAEPAREPLGPQVPPARPYDGQVEELDVPDFLK; translated from the coding sequence GTGGCAGCACCGCAGAACTACCTCGCAGTCATCAAGGTCGTCGGTATCGGCGGCGGTGGTGTCAACGCCATCAACCGGATGATCGAGGTCGGTCTCAAGGGCGTCGAGTTCATCGCGATCAACACCGACGCCCAGGCGTTGCTGATGAGCGACGCCGACGTCAAGCTCGATGTCGGCCGTGAACTCACCCGTGGTCTCGGCGCGGGTGCCAACCCCGACGTGGGCCGCAAGGCTGCCGAGGACCACCGCGAGGAGATCGAGGAGGTCCTCAAGGGGGCCGACATGGTCTTCGTCACCGCGGGCGAGGGCGGCGGCACCGGCACCGGCGGCGCCCCGGTCGTGGCGAACATCGCCCGCTCCCTCGGCGCCCTGACGATCGGTGTGGTGACGCGCCCCTTCACCTTCGAGGGCCGGCGCCGCGCCAACCAGGCCGAGGACGGCATCGCCAGCCTGCGCGACGAGGTCGACACCCTGATCGTCATCCCGAACGACCGGCTGCTCTCCATCTCGGACCGCCAGGTCAGCGTCCTGGACGCGTTCAAGTCCGCCGACCAGGTCCTCCTGTCCGGTGTGCAGGGCATCACCGACCTCATCACCACCCCCGGCCTGATCAACCTCGACTTCGCCGACGTCAAGTCCGTCATGTCGGAGGCCGGCTCCGCGCTGATGGGCATCGGTTCCGCCCGCGGCGACGACCGCGCGGTCGCGGCGGCCGAGATGGCGATCTCCTCCCCCCTGCTCGAAGCCTCCATCGACGGCGCACGCGGCGTGCTGCTGTCCATCTCCGGCGGCTCCGACCTCGGCCTCTTCGAGATCAACGAGGCGGCGCAGCTCGTCAGCGAGGCCGCCCACCCCGAGGCCAACATCATCTTCGGCGCCGTCATCGACGACGCGCTCGGCGACGAGGTGCGCGTCACCGTCATCGCCGCCGGCTTCGACGGCGGCCAGCCGCCGTCCCGCAGTCGCGACAAGGCGCTCGGCGGCTACGGCGGTTCCCGCGACGACAGCACCCCCACCCCGCTGCCCACCGAGCGGTCCGCGCCCGAACCGGAGCCCGAGCGGCCGGCGTTCGGCGGCCTCGGCTCCCTGCCCGGCCGCGACGGCGGTCTGTCGGCCGACCGGGACGGCGGCCAGCAGCCGGCCGAGCCGGCCCGTGAACCGCTCGGTCCGCAGGTCCCCCCGGCCCGCCCGTACGACGGCCAGGTCGAGGAGCTCGACGTCCCCGACTTCCTGAAGTGA
- a CDS encoding FtsQ-type POTRA domain-containing protein, with the protein MAGSTTARRGRDRRPAPPGPPPPARRRRLRLPRPGRPRVIALILVLAALTGGFGTWALYGSGWLRVENVSVRWQDGPRELTRDQILDAAGVRVGSPMASLDKDAVRDRLLDGLPRLASVDVVRAWPHGVSLKVTEREAEVLMPDGDRFTEVDGEGVAFGERAEADPDLPLLELDLADSASARRYGEDRVRRAAVSVVLALPGEVRRETRTVLATSYDAISLELADGTTVFWGSPERSRAKADALLAVRAAAPDATRFDVSAPTVPASSGG; encoded by the coding sequence GTGGCCGGATCGACGACCGCCCGGCGCGGCCGGGACCGCCGTCCGGCGCCGCCCGGCCCGCCCCCGCCCGCGCGGCGCCGCCGCCTGCGGCTGCCCCGCCCCGGGCGGCCCCGCGTGATCGCGCTGATCCTGGTCCTCGCCGCACTCACCGGCGGATTCGGCACCTGGGCGCTGTACGGCTCCGGCTGGCTGCGCGTCGAGAACGTCTCCGTCCGCTGGCAGGACGGCCCCCGCGAACTGACGAGGGACCAGATCCTGGACGCGGCGGGTGTGCGCGTCGGCTCCCCGATGGCGTCCCTCGACAAGGACGCCGTCCGGGACCGGCTCCTCGACGGCCTGCCGCGTCTGGCCTCCGTCGACGTGGTGCGGGCCTGGCCGCACGGCGTCTCCCTCAAGGTCACCGAGCGGGAGGCGGAGGTCCTGATGCCCGACGGCGACCGCTTCACCGAGGTCGACGGCGAGGGCGTCGCCTTCGGGGAGCGCGCCGAGGCCGATCCGGACCTGCCGCTCCTGGAACTCGACCTTGCCGACAGCGCGTCGGCCCGCCGCTACGGCGAGGACCGCGTGCGCCGCGCCGCCGTCTCCGTCGTCCTCGCGCTGCCCGGCGAGGTGCGCCGCGAGACCCGTACCGTCCTCGCCACCTCGTACGACGCCATTTCCCTGGAACTCGCCGACGGCACCACCGTGTTCTGGGGGAGTCCGGAGCGGTCGCGGGCGAAGGCGGACGCGCTGCTCGCGGTGCGCGCGGCGGCGCCGGACGCGACCCGGTTCGACGTCAGCGCGCCCACCGTCCCGGCCTCGTCGGGCGGTTGA
- the murG gene encoding undecaprenyldiphospho-muramoylpentapeptide beta-N-acetylglucosaminyltransferase: MHVVLAGGGTAGHIEPALALADALRRHDPTVGITALGTERGLETRLVPERGYDLGLIPAVPLPRKPTPELFTVPGRLRGTVKAAEDIIERVKADCVVGFGGYVALPGYFAARRQRVPIVVHEANARPGLANKIGARYTRFVAVSTPDSKLRGARYIGIPLRRAIATLDRAAMRAQARAFFGLDHNLPTLLVSGGSQGARRLNEVVAQAVPFLQRSGVQVLHAVGPKNELPQVDTMPGMPPYIPLSYVDRMDLAYAAADMMLCRAGAMTVAELSAVGLPAAYVPLPIGNGEQRLNAQPVVKAGGGVLVDDAALTPDWVRANVLPVLTDPNRLGKMSRAAAEFGRRDADDLLVGMVREAIAARRG, encoded by the coding sequence GTGCATGTTGTTCTCGCCGGCGGGGGGACCGCCGGTCACATCGAGCCGGCGCTGGCCCTCGCGGACGCCCTGCGCAGGCACGACCCGACCGTGGGCATCACGGCTCTCGGCACGGAGCGCGGTCTGGAGACCCGCCTGGTGCCCGAGCGCGGCTACGACCTCGGACTCATCCCCGCCGTGCCGCTGCCCCGCAAACCCACCCCCGAACTCTTCACCGTCCCGGGCCGGCTGCGCGGCACCGTCAAGGCGGCCGAGGACATCATCGAACGGGTCAAGGCCGACTGCGTCGTCGGCTTCGGCGGCTACGTCGCCCTCCCCGGCTACTTCGCCGCGCGCCGCCAGCGCGTCCCGATCGTCGTGCACGAGGCCAACGCCCGCCCGGGCCTCGCCAACAAGATCGGCGCCCGCTACACGCGGTTCGTCGCCGTGTCCACCCCGGACAGCAAGCTGCGCGGCGCCCGCTACATCGGCATCCCCCTGCGCCGCGCCATCGCGACGCTGGACCGGGCCGCGATGCGCGCCCAGGCCCGGGCGTTCTTCGGCCTCGACCACAACCTGCCGACGCTCCTGGTGTCCGGCGGCTCGCAGGGCGCGCGGCGGCTGAACGAGGTCGTCGCGCAGGCCGTCCCGTTCCTCCAGCGCTCCGGCGTCCAGGTGCTGCACGCGGTCGGCCCGAAGAACGAACTGCCGCAGGTCGACACGATGCCCGGGATGCCCCCCTACATCCCGCTATCGTATGTGGACCGCATGGACCTCGCGTACGCGGCGGCCGACATGATGCTCTGCCGCGCGGGCGCGATGACCGTCGCCGAACTGTCCGCCGTCGGGCTGCCCGCCGCCTATGTGCCCCTTCCCATCGGGAACGGGGAGCAGCGGCTCAACGCCCAGCCGGTGGTCAAGGCCGGCGGCGGGGTCCTCGTCGACGACGCCGCGCTGACGCCGGACTGGGTACGGGCCAACGTCCTGCCCGTCCTCACCGACCCGAACCGGCTCGGCAAGATGTCGCGCGCGGCCGCCGAGTTCGGCCGCAGGGACGCCGACGACCTCCTCGTCGGCATGGTCCGCGAGGCGATCGCCGCCCGCCGGGGCTGA
- the ftsW gene encoding putative lipid II flippase FtsW, with protein MTQAPPPAAGSARRGRAPAAADRRPVPPRPRSGRPVRRPGPPRAPRPLERLRRAWDRPLTAYYVVLGTGLLITALGLVMVFSASQIQALRYDLPATHYFRKQLLAAVIGTVLLLIASRVPVRLLRALTYPFLACSVVLLILVQVPGIGVRVNGNSNWIALGGSFQIQPSEFAKLALILWGGDLLARKGERNLLVQWRHLLIPLIPGALLVCGLVMFGGDMGTVMVIIAELFALLWLAGAPTRLFAGVIGTAAVLGTLFIVTSSHRMDRLSCLGSTDADNCWQAVHGLYALASGGWFGSGLGASVEKWGELPEPHTDFIFAITGEELGLVGTLSVLGLFAALGYAGIRVAGRTEDPFVRYAAGGITAWLMTQTVINIGAVLGLLPIAGVPLPLFSYGGSALLPTMAAVGLLIAFARGEPAARSALAARGPRLKWKTMGRRRRPAPSGER; from the coding sequence ATGACACAAGCGCCACCACCGGCGGCGGGTTCCGCGCGGCGGGGCCGCGCACCCGCCGCCGCCGACCGCCGGCCGGTACCGCCCCGGCCGCGGTCCGGCCGTCCGGTCCGCCGCCCGGGACCGCCCCGCGCCCCCCGCCCGCTGGAACGGCTGCGCCGCGCGTGGGACCGCCCGCTGACGGCCTATTACGTCGTCCTCGGCACCGGCCTGCTCATCACGGCGCTCGGCCTGGTCATGGTGTTCTCCGCCTCGCAGATCCAGGCCCTGCGCTACGACCTCCCCGCCACCCACTACTTCCGCAAGCAGCTCCTGGCCGCCGTCATCGGCACCGTGCTGCTGCTCATCGCGTCCCGCGTCCCGGTCCGGCTGCTGCGCGCGCTCACCTACCCGTTCCTCGCCTGCTCCGTCGTCCTGCTGATCCTGGTGCAGGTCCCGGGCATCGGCGTCCGGGTCAACGGCAACAGCAACTGGATCGCGCTCGGCGGCTCGTTCCAGATCCAGCCGAGCGAGTTCGCGAAGCTCGCGCTCATCCTGTGGGGCGGCGACCTCCTGGCCCGCAAGGGCGAGCGGAATCTCCTCGTCCAGTGGCGCCACCTCCTGATCCCGCTGATCCCGGGCGCGCTGCTGGTCTGCGGCCTCGTCATGTTCGGCGGCGACATGGGCACGGTGATGGTCATCATCGCCGAGCTGTTCGCCCTGCTGTGGCTGGCCGGGGCACCCACGCGCCTGTTCGCCGGCGTCATCGGCACGGCGGCCGTGCTCGGCACCCTCTTCATCGTCACGAGCTCCCACCGCATGGACCGGCTCTCCTGCCTCGGCTCCACCGACGCGGACAACTGCTGGCAGGCCGTGCACGGGCTCTACGCCCTCGCGTCCGGCGGCTGGTTCGGCTCCGGCCTCGGCGCCAGCGTGGAGAAATGGGGCGAACTGCCGGAACCCCACACGGACTTCATCTTCGCCATCACCGGCGAGGAGTTGGGCCTCGTGGGGACGCTGTCGGTGCTCGGTCTCTTCGCCGCTCTAGGCTATGCGGGTATCCGCGTGGCGGGACGCACGGAGGACCCGTTCGTCAGGTATGCCGCGGGAGGGATCACGGCCTGGCTCATGACCCAGACCGTGATCAACATCGGTGCGGTCCTGGGCCTGCTGCCCATCGCCGGTGTGCCCCTGCCGCTGTTCTCCTACGGAGGTTCCGCCCTGCTGCCCACCATGGCCGCCGTCGGGCTGCTGATCGCCTTCGCACGCGGCGAACCGGCGGCCAGGTCGGCGCTCGCCGCGCGGGGACCCCGGCTCAAGTGGAAGACGATGGGACGGCGCCGCAGGCCGGCGCCGTCCGGAGAGCGGTGA
- the murD gene encoding UDP-N-acetylmuramoyl-L-alanine--D-glutamate ligase has protein sequence MGGGLVSGFPGQRITVAGLGVSGIGAARALAGLGALVTVVDGGDGPRQRERAAELAAEGIDVRTGDGETLPEGTDLVVTSPGWRPDSPLFAAAGKAGVEVVGDVEIAWRLRGPGAAPWLAVTGTNGKTTTVRMLAAILGAAGLRTAAVGNIGSSLVDAVRADPPYDVLAVELSSYQLHWAPSVRPHSAAVLNLAPDHLDWHGSMEAYAAAKGRIYEGNTVACVYNAADPATEALVRAADVAEGCRAVGFTLGAPGLSEVGVVDGILADRAFVPDRRERAQELAQVSDIGPDTGTTAPHTVANALAAAALARAYGVPAAAVRDGLRAFRPDPHRIAHVADIGGVAWVDDSKATNTHAAEASLAAFPGVVWIAGGLAKGATFDELVAGAADRLRGVVLIGADRRLIADALARHAPDVPVVDLDRTDTGAMAAAVGEAAGLARPGDTVLLAPACASMDMFTNYNERGDAFAAAVRALATGPDATGQ, from the coding sequence ATGGGTGGCGGACTGGTGAGCGGGTTCCCCGGGCAGCGGATCACCGTCGCCGGCCTCGGCGTGAGCGGCATCGGCGCCGCCCGCGCCCTGGCCGGGCTCGGCGCCCTCGTCACCGTCGTCGACGGTGGCGACGGGCCGCGGCAGCGCGAGCGCGCCGCCGAACTGGCGGCGGAGGGCATCGACGTCCGCACCGGCGACGGCGAGACGCTGCCCGAGGGGACCGACCTGGTCGTCACCTCGCCCGGCTGGCGGCCGGACAGCCCGCTGTTCGCCGCCGCAGGGAAGGCCGGGGTCGAGGTCGTCGGCGACGTGGAGATCGCCTGGCGGCTGCGCGGCCCCGGCGCGGCCCCCTGGCTCGCCGTCACCGGCACCAACGGCAAGACCACCACGGTGCGCATGCTCGCCGCCATCCTCGGCGCCGCGGGCCTGCGCACCGCCGCCGTGGGCAACATCGGCAGCTCCCTCGTGGACGCCGTGCGCGCCGACCCGCCGTACGACGTCCTCGCCGTCGAGCTGTCCAGCTACCAGCTCCACTGGGCGCCGTCCGTCCGCCCCCACTCCGCCGCCGTCCTCAACCTGGCGCCCGACCACCTCGACTGGCACGGCTCCATGGAGGCGTACGCCGCCGCCAAGGGCCGCATCTACGAGGGCAACACCGTCGCCTGCGTCTACAACGCCGCCGACCCCGCCACCGAGGCCCTGGTCCGCGCCGCGGACGTCGCCGAGGGCTGCCGCGCCGTCGGCTTCACCCTCGGCGCCCCCGGCCTGTCGGAGGTGGGCGTCGTCGACGGCATCCTCGCCGACCGCGCCTTTGTCCCGGACCGCCGCGAGCGGGCGCAGGAGCTGGCCCAGGTCTCCGACATCGGCCCGGACACCGGCACCACCGCGCCCCACACCGTCGCGAACGCCCTGGCCGCCGCGGCCCTGGCCCGCGCGTACGGCGTCCCGGCCGCCGCCGTACGGGACGGCCTGCGCGCCTTCCGCCCCGACCCGCACCGCATCGCGCACGTCGCGGACATCGGGGGCGTGGCCTGGGTGGACGACTCCAAGGCCACCAACACCCACGCCGCCGAGGCGTCCCTCGCCGCCTTCCCCGGCGTCGTGTGGATCGCCGGCGGCCTCGCCAAGGGCGCCACCTTCGACGAACTCGTCGCCGGTGCCGCGGACCGGCTGCGCGGCGTCGTCCTCATCGGCGCCGACCGGCGGCTCATCGCCGACGCGCTGGCGCGACACGCGCCGGATGTCCCGGTCGTGGACCTCGACCGGACCGACACTGGGGCGATGGCGGCGGCGGTCGGCGAGGCGGCCGGACTCGCCCGCCCGGGGGACACCGTCCTGTTGGCCCCGGCCTGCGCCTCGATGGACATGTTCACCAACTACAACGAGCGCGGCGATGCCTTCGCCGCCGCCGTCCGGGCCCTGGCGACCGGCCCGGACGCAACCGGGCAGTAG
- the mraY gene encoding phospho-N-acetylmuramoyl-pentapeptide-transferase yields MRQILFSGAIGLFLTLVGTPLLIKLLARKGYGQYIRDDGPRDHHSKRGTPTMGGIAFILATLVAYALTKIITSEQPSFSGLLVLFLMAGMGLVGFLDDYIKIVRRRSLGLRAGAKMLGQFIVGVTFAILSLNFADSRDLTPASTHLSFTQDFSWSIGPVLFVVWALFMILAMSNGVNLTDGLDGLATGASVMVFGAYVFIGVWQYGQTCAEFDTAGASCYEVRDPLDGAVVAAALMGALFGFLWWNTSPAKIFMGDTGSLALGGALAGLAIVSRTELLMAVLGGLFVLITMSVVIQVGSFRLTGRRVFKMAPLQHHFELKGWSEVLVVVRFWIIQGMCVIVGIGIFYGTWVADW; encoded by the coding sequence ATGAGGCAGATCCTTTTCTCCGGTGCGATCGGTCTGTTCCTGACCCTGGTCGGCACGCCGCTGCTGATCAAGCTGCTCGCCCGCAAGGGCTACGGCCAGTACATCCGCGACGACGGCCCGCGCGACCACCACAGCAAGCGCGGCACCCCGACGATGGGCGGCATCGCCTTCATCCTGGCCACGCTCGTCGCGTACGCCCTGACCAAGATCATCACGAGTGAGCAGCCGTCGTTCTCCGGCCTGCTGGTCCTCTTCCTGATGGCCGGCATGGGCCTGGTCGGCTTCCTGGACGACTACATCAAGATCGTCCGCCGCCGCAGCCTCGGCCTGCGGGCCGGCGCGAAGATGCTCGGTCAGTTCATCGTCGGCGTCACGTTCGCCATCCTGTCGCTCAACTTCGCCGACTCCCGCGACCTGACGCCCGCCTCCACGCACCTGTCGTTCACCCAGGACTTCTCCTGGTCGATCGGTCCCGTGCTGTTCGTGGTGTGGGCGCTGTTCATGATTCTCGCCATGTCCAACGGCGTGAACCTGACGGACGGTCTGGACGGCCTCGCCACCGGCGCGTCCGTCATGGTGTTCGGCGCCTACGTCTTCATCGGCGTGTGGCAGTACGGCCAGACCTGCGCCGAGTTCGACACCGCCGGCGCGAGCTGCTACGAGGTGCGCGACCCGCTGGACGGCGCCGTCGTCGCCGCCGCCCTGATGGGCGCCCTCTTCGGCTTCCTGTGGTGGAACACCTCGCCCGCCAAGATCTTCATGGGCGACACCGGCTCACTGGCCCTCGGCGGCGCGCTCGCCGGCCTCGCGATCGTCTCGCGCACCGAGCTGCTGATGGCCGTCCTCGGCGGCCTGTTCGTCCTCATCACCATGTCGGTGGTCATCCAGGTCGGCAGCTTCCGCCTGACCGGCCGCCGCGTGTTCAAGATGGCGCCGCTCCAGCACCACTTCGAGCTGAAGGGCTGGAGCGAGGTCCTCGTCGTGGTCCGTTTCTGGATCATCCAGGGCATGTGTGTCATCGTCGGCATCGGCATCTTCTACGGGACATGGGTGGCGGACTGGTGA